The DNA segment GTATGGCTGCTGGTTGTGCTGGTATCGGCTAATTCGCGAATATTATGAATGCTGCGATTAATGTCTTCAGTCACATACGCTTGTTCTTCAACGGCGGTGGCAATCTGATGGCTGGCATCAGTCACGTGATGCAGCATGTCATTAATTTGACCGAATACTTCACCGGCTGCATTGGCTTGTGTACGACAAGTCTCTGACAAATCAGCACCATGATCCATCGTCGTGACCGCGGTACTGGCACTGCTTTGCAGTTTCGAGATCATCTGCTGAATTTCATCGGTAGAGGTGCGAGTTTTCAAAGCTAAAGAACGGATCTCATCAGCAACGACCGCAAAACCGCGCCCTTGTTCTCCGGCTCTGGCGGCTTCGATCGCGGCATTGAGTGCTAATAAGTTGGTTTGATCGGCAATACTGGTAATGACATCAAGGATGCTGCCAATGTGCTTGGTGTTATCCGCTAATTCATTAATTACTTGTTTAGAGTTATCTAACTCATCATGCAAGGCATTTACCGCACTAACCGTTGCCTGGATACTTTTTTGACCCAGCTCGGCAGTTTGGCGTGCTTCTGCGGTTAATTCCGAAGTTGAGCTGGCACTGGTAGCCACTTCGCGGATCGAGCTGCTCATTTCATTGATGGCCGTAGCCAGCTGCTCTGTTTCTGCGCGTTGTTGGTCGATGTTATTGGTGATGGACTGAATATTACCAGCATCATCTTCCGCTGCTTGAAGAATGGTATTACAGGTATCACCGGTTCGTCCGACAATGGCTCTTAACTCGGCTTTTTTCATTCTGAGAGCTAATTCGATCGCGGCAAGCTCATCGCGACGGCCGGTATATAATACTTGGGTAATATCAGTCTTAAAATTTTCTTTAGCAATATTGGCCAGTGTTTTTAATTTTTTTCCCCACCAGATCGCAAAGACGGATTGTATTATGACTAAACCAATGGCGATGGATGAAAGCGGATTTATTTCCGATAACATCATATTGGCAATAATTGCGATAATTGTACCGAATGAAAGTAAAAGAGAAATAAACGAAATATTAAACGTAGGCAAACGTAATGCCCGTGGTAATTTTCCTTGGTTAATTTGTTGGTAATAACCGGCGGCTCTTTCAATATCTGCTCTGGATGGTTTAGTGCGTACTGATTGATATTCAAATACATTACCGTTGTTATCTAAAATTGGTGTGACATAAGCATTAACCCAATAATGATCACCATTTTTACAGCGGTTTTTTACGACACCCATCCAGCTTTTTTTATCTTTTAGATGATCCCACATGTCTTTGAATGCGGCTTTCGGCATATCAGCATGGCGTACGACATTGTGGTATTGGTTTTCGAGCTCATCCGGGTGATAGCCAGCGATATCGCAGAAATGTTCATTGGCGTAGGTGATACGGCTTTGGGTGTCAGTGGTAGAGATAAGATTATGTTGCTCAGAGAATTCTCTTTCTCTGCCTGCGGTTGATGCAAAATGGTTCATAGAGTTACATCCTGTACTGCTGACGGTGTGGCGAGAGCTATCATTCAACAGCCATCCTTTTCCTTCAATGGTCTGTTAATCTTATAAGATATAAATAAGTAATTAATATGATCTTTACAGTGAAATTTGAGTATAAAGCGATTTTTTTGATAAAAAAACATAATAAATATATTAGTTTTAACGTATTAACTTGTTTATAACCAGTGGTTTACGTTGGTTATTTCCCATTTACAAATTACATTACATTTGCCCTTAAATGGTGTTTCATTTTGGCGCGCAATAACAATAATTAGGCAAGCTAATTAATAAAAATCGCATTATTAATCTCAAATGAGTATTTTTATGCCATTTTTGCGCTAATTTACTCTTGGCTTATGAATTGCATTAGTTTGGTTAGATAACGCACTTGATGTTTATGGCGTGCAAACGCTGGCTTCTGTGCCACAATTTGTAATGGATGACTAGGGTTCCGGCTTACTGAGTAAGTGTCTGGTCCGAGAGTTGTCGACCTTCCCTGAAGGTTACACGGCGGGACAAAAACCCGGGAGACAGCGGCGCACAGCCATGATCTCTTGTGTTTTAACCACGTGCTCCCAGGGAGGGAACCATGAAAAAATCCACTTTTAGCTCCTCATTCCGTAAATGGCTGTGTGTTGGCCTGTTACCGGTCTTTTTGTTTGGCTCTGTGCCAGCATTTGCAAAAGAGAAATTCAAAGTAGCCTGGACGATTTATGCCGGTTGGATGCCTTGGGATTATGCAGCGCAAAGCGGCATTATCAAAAAATGGGCAGACAAGTACGGTATTGATATTGATGTCGTGCAGGTGAACGACTACGTCGAGTCGATCAATCAGTATACCGCCGGTGGTTTTGATGGCTGTGTAATGACCAACATGGATGCGTTGACTATTCCGGCAGCCGGTGGCGTAGATTCTACTGCGATGATCATTGGTGATTATTCCAATGGTAATGATGGTGTGGTGCTGAAAGGCAAATCCGAGCTGAAAGATATCAAAGGCCAGCCCGTTAATCTGGTGGAGCTGAGTGTGTCACATTATCTGCTGGCGCGTGCGCTGGAAACGCAGGGCATGAACGAGAAAGACATCAAGATCGTTAACACTTCTGATGCCGATATCGTGTCTGCGTATGCGACTAAAGATGTCACCGCCACCGTGACTTGGAACCCGATGTTGTCAGAGGTTGTTAAACAACCGGGCAGCCACTTGGTGTTTGATTCCAGCAAGATCCCCGGTGAAATTCTCGATTTGATGGTAGTCAAAACCGACAAGCTGAAAGCGCATCCGGAATTGGGTAAAGCGCTGGCCGGTGCTTGGTATGAAGTGATGTACACCATGTCTGGCAATGATGCTAAAGCTAAACAAGCACGTACGGCGATGGCGAAAGCATCGGGCACCGATCTGGCGGGTTACGATGCGCAGTTGAAGGCCACCAAAATGTTTTATAACCCGGTTGATGCCTTATCACAGGCGCAGGACCCTCACCTGAAACTGACCATGCAGTTAGTATCGGAATTTTCATTGCAGCACGGTTTGCTGGGTGAAAATGCACCGAGCGCTGACTTTATCGGCATCGAAACTCCAGCAGGTATTTACGGCGACAAAAACAATGTGAAGCTGCGGTTTGACCCAACTTATATGCAAATGGCTGCCGACGGTAAGCTGTGATCTGCGTTGTAAAGGAGATTGGCAATGGCCCGACTCATTAATCGACAACCGGATCGTTTAGGTCGCTGGTTACTGGCACTGTTGCCATTCGTGGTGTTGCTGGTGCTGTATCTGATCAATTCAGAAGCACGTCTGGCTGCAAATCCGAATGACAAACTGTTGCCGTCATTCCCGGTGATCTTGGATTCGATTGCGCGCATGGCATTCGAGCCAAGCCGTCGCAGCGGAGAATATCTACTGTGGGCGGATACACTTTCCAGCTTGAAGCTCTTGTTGATGGGGGTGGGGATCAGTGCCTTGTTGGGCTTGCTGGTTGGTCTGCTGAATGGCGGTATTCCGCTGTTCCGCACACCGGTTTCGCCATTGGTGACAGCGTTGTCGCTGGTGCCACCGATGGCGATCCTGCCGATTTTGTTCATCGTGTTTGGCTTAGGCGATTTGGCGAAAGTGATGCTGATTGTGATTGGGATCTGCCCGATCCTGATTCGTGATTTACAGCTAAAAACCCTGAGCTTGCCGGAAGAACAGCTGATCAAAGCACAGACCTTGGGGGCTTCGACCTCGCAGATCTTATTGCGCATGATGCTGCCACAAGTGCTCCCGCGCCTGATCGAAGCCATTCGTCTGACGCTCGGCAGTGCTTGGTTGTTCTTGATTGCGGCAGAAGCGATCGCGGCAACCGAAGGCTTGGGTTACCGGATCTTCCTCGTGCGTCGTTATCTCGATATGTCGATCATCCTGCCGTATGTGGTTTGGATCACCTTACTGGCGTTTGCAATGGACTGGATTTTAAAAGTGATCTCGCGGAAAGCCTTTCCGTGGTACTTCGGTCGGAACGGGGAGGCGCAAGGATGAATACCTCAATGCCCATCCTGCAGGCGAAAAATGTCTGGAAAGAATACGGCGATGTCTGTGTGCTGGAACGCATCAACGTCTCTATCAATGCGGGTGAGTTTGTCACTGTGGTCGGGGCATCCGGCTGTGGCAAAAGCACTTTCTTGAAACTGGTGCTGGGTACGGAAAGCGTGTCGCGTGGCGAGTTGTTGTTGGATGGTCAGCCGATCCCGCAGGAACCGGATGAACATCGCGGCATCGTGTTCCAGAAATATTCGGTGTTTCCACATCTGACGGTGCTCGGCAACGTCATGTTGGCAGATGAGTTTGCTCAATCGCCCTTCCTCGGCAAGTTGTTTGGTGCTGCCAAAAAAGCAGCGCAGGAACGCGCAGAAGCCATGTTGGAACGGGTGGGGTTAAGCCATGCGCTGAACCGTTATCCGAGTGAATTGTCGGGTGGCATGCAGCAACGTCTGGCGATTGCGCAGGCACTGATGAAAAAGCCACGTATTTTGCTGCTTGATGAACCGTTTGGTGCGCTAGATCCGGGGATCCGTGGTGACATGCACCAACTCATTCGCGAGCTGTGGTTACAGCAACAACTGACCATTTTTATGGTGACGCACGACCTGAAAGAGGGCTTTGCGTTGGGCAGCCGACTCTGGGTGTTTGATAAGACCCGTCATGATCCGCAGTCGCCACAACGCTATGGCGCGCAAATTACTTATGACATTCCTTTACAGGGTGGAAAGCTGAACGCTGAACATGCGGCGCTGCTTCCACCACCAGAAAAAACGGAGCAATAACATGGCCGAATTACTGTATGAAGATTCGCTGCCGGGTGGCAGCCACTGGTCGCTGGTGATGCCTGCGGGCTCACTGCTGAAAATTACCGATGTGGAAGGTGGAGCCAACGTCGGCATGCTGTTCTACAACCCACGTAACCTGCTGGAGCGTTACAACGCGCCCGATACCTTGAAGTGCCAGCACACATTCAAACTGACGACGGGTCATTGTCTGTATTCCGATATGGGTCGTATTTTCTGCTCGATCGTGCAGGACGATACCGGTTGGATCGACTCCGTTGCTGGGACCACCAACAAAGCAAAAGTAGCGGCGCGTTGGGGCGAACGTGATTACCAGCATCAACGCAATCTGTGGAAACAAAACGGTTATGACAGCTTCTTGGTGGAAGTGGCGAAATATGGCTTAGGTGCTCGCGATCTGGCGGCGAACCTGAACCTGTTTAGCAAAGTGTTCACCGATGAAGAAGGCAACATGAAGTTTGCGGAAGGTCATTCGAAAGCAGGTGACACCATCATGCTGCGTTTTGAAATGGAAACGCTGGTGGTGTTTAACACTTGTCCTCATCCGATGGATCCAGCCACTGAATATCCTCGCAAACCCATTCAGTACGCACTGTATAAAGCCGATCCGGTTGCGGAAGATGATGTCTGCCGGATTTCTCGCCCTGAAAATGGTCGTGGGTTTGAAAATACCCGTCGTTATGTTTGCTGCGCTGGTCACTAAGGAGCTTTGGTTATGATGAAGGAAAGTTTACTGAACCCTACCGATGTGGCGTATCGCGAAACCGTGATGGCAGGTGATTACTGGATGAAAGTGGTCAAAGCGGGGCAGACCATTCGTATTGTCGATCTGGAAGGCAACCAAGCGGCAGACACGTTGTTTTATTCCGCGGCAAACCCAGCCGAGCGGTATAGCGCGGTTGATACCATCCGTGAGCAAGGTAATGTTTATCTGTCTGCGGGCACCATGTTGATGACCAACGAATGCAACCCGATGCTGGAAATCGTCGCGGATACCTGTGGTCGTCATGACACCTTAGGTGGCGCGTGTGCGACGGAAAGTAACCAGGTGCGTTATGACCTTGGCAAAAAACACATGCATGCTTGTCGTGACAGCTGGTTACTGGCGGTGACAGAAAACCCAGAGTTTGGCATGAGCAAACGCGATATCACGCACAACATCAACTTCTTCATGAACGTGCCAATTACCGCAGAAGGTGGTTTGACGTTTGCCGATGGCATCAGTGCGCCGGGTAAATATGTCGAACTGAAAGCGCAGATGGATGTCATTGTGCTGATTTCGAACTGCCCGCAATTGAATAACCCATGTAATGCCTACAACCCAACACCGGTTGAAGTTTTAGTCTGGAATTAAACTATATATCCCAAAGCAATTGATGATGCAGGAAGGCGACAGACAGCAACGGCAACATCAAGTGAGAAGGGAAATTGAGCACAAGGACGACCTTGATCCGCTCCCTGTTTTTCGCGGGACGACCCGCAGTCTGACGGAACAAATGCGTCTCCGGCAGCCTTGAACAGAGTTAGACCTATGTTCAATAAAGTATTGATTGCCAACCGCGGCGCGATTGCCTGCCGAATTATCCGCACCCTGAAAGAAATGGGTGTTGGTTCAGTTGCTGTTTACAGCGAAGCGGATGCGGACAGCCGCCATGTTTTAGATGCGGACGAAGCCTGGTCTCTCGGTGAAGGGGCTGCCGCACAGACTTATCTCGACCAGAACAAACTGATTACCATTGCCAAACAAACCGGCGCGCAGGCGATCCACCCTGGTTATGGTTTCCTCAGTGAAAACCCAGATTTTGCCCGTCGTTGTGTTGACGAAGGGCTAGTGTTTTTAGGCCCGACACCGGAACAGATGGTGGCATTTGGTCTGAAACACGAAGCGCGTGCACTGGCTGAAGCGGCGCATGTGCCACTGCTGCCGGGTACGGGCTTACTGACTTCTTTAGAAGAAGCACTCGAAAAGGCTGAAACCATTGGTTACCCGGTCATGCTGAAAAGCACCGCAGGTGGTGGTGGTATCGGCATGCAGCGTTGTTATAGCGCCGAAGAACTGACCGGTGCTTATGCCTCGGTCAAACGTCTGTCTGAGAACAATTTTAGTAATGGAGGCATGTTCCTCGAGAAGTTCATCGAACGCGCCCGTCATATCGAAGTGCAGCTGTTTGGTGACGGTCAGGGCAAGGTGATCGCCATTGGCGAACGTGACTGTTCAGCGCAACGCCGTAACCAGAAAGTCATCGAAGAATGCCCTGCACCGAATTTATTGGAAGAAATCCGTCAGGCATTACAGCAAACCGCAGTGAAACTGGGTCAGCAGGTAAAATATCGCAGTGCGGGCACGGTGGAATATGTCTATGACGATGCCAGCGGTGCCTTCTATTTCCTCGAAGTGAACACTCGTCTGCAAGTGGAACATGGTGTCACCGAGCAGGTGTATGGTGTGGATCTGGTGCGCTGGATGATTGAATTGGGTGCCGGTGATTTAGCGCCATTGGACAGTCTGGCAAAAGGGCTAACCTCCAAAGGGCATGCGATCCAGGTACGTTTGTACGCCGAAGACCCAGCGAAAAACTTCCGCCCAAGTGCTGGTCTCATCAGTGCGGTGCAGTTCCCGCAACAGGATCGTCAATCGTGCCGTATCGACCATTGGCTGGATGCCGGTCTTGAAGTTCCGCCATTTTTTGATCCGATGTTGGCAAAACTCATTGCTTGGTCGGGCTCGCGTGAGCAAACCATCTCAACGCTGCTGACCATGCTGCATGACAGCACGGTGTATGGCATTGAAACCAATAAAGAATACCTCAGCGCGCTGCTTAACAGTGATGTCGTGCAACAGGGCAAAGTGCTGACTCGCACGCTGAATGAGTTCAGTTATGAACCCTCCACCATTGATGTGCTTTCTGGCGGGACACAAACCACCATTCAGGATTTCCCCGGCCGTGTGGGTTACTGGGATATCGGGGTGCCACCGTCTGGCCCGATGGATAACTGGTCGTTCCGTTTGGGTAACCGTCTGCTGAACAATGATGCAGAGACGGCAGGTCTGGAAATTACGCTGTCGGGTCCAACCCTGAAATTTAATACGGTACGTCAGATCGTGCTGACAGGTGCCACCATCGATGCCAAGTTGGATGGTGAAGCATTGCCAATGTGGCAGGTAGTCACTGTGCCTGCTGGTGCAACCCTGCAACTCGGTAAAGTCGCAACAGCGGGGGCGCGCAGTTATCTGCTGTTGGCGGGTGGCATTGATTGCCCACATTATCTCGGCAGTCGTTCGACCTTTACGTTGGGTCAGTTTGGTGGCCATGTGGGGCGTTCGATTCAGGCAGGGGATGTACTGCATCTGCCAGTCGCAGCAACTCCGGTGGCAGAACAATCACTGCCCGCGGCATTACAGCCAGCGATTACGAATACTTGGGAACTGCGCGTGATTTATGGTCCGCACGGTGCGCCTGATTTCTTTACTGACCACGATATCGACACCTTCTTCGCAACCGATTACGAAGTGCACTACAACTCGAGTCGCACTGGTGTGCGCTTGATTGGGCCAAAACCGGAATGGGCGCGTGCCGATGGTGGCGAGGCAGGGTTACATCCATCGAACCTGCATGACAATGCTTATGCGATTGGTACGGTCGATTTCACTGGGGACATGCCGGTCATTCTGGGGCCAGATGGTCCGAGTCTGGGTGGTTTCGTCTGTCCGGCTACCCTCGTCAAAGCCGATCTGTGGAAAATGGGCCAGCTGAAAGCAGGGGACAAAGTTCGCTTCATTCCGATCTCCATTGCGGATGCCGAAGTGCTGGATCGCGCACAACTGGCGGAGCTGGAAAGCCTGACGGCACAACCCGTGTCTGTCGCCGTTGCACCACCAACCACACCGATCCTGAAAACACTGCCAGCGGAAAAGTATGGTGAGAAAGTGGTCTATCGCCCCAGTGGCGATGACTATCTGCTGGTGGAATATGGCACACAGGTGCTCGATATCCGTCTGCGTTTCCGTGCGCATGCGCTGATGCTGTGGTTGCAGGAAGCTGACATCGACGGCGTGTTGGAACTGACACCGGGTATTCGTTCGCTGCAAATTCATTACGATAATCTGCAACTGCCGCTGACGCGTTTACTGGAATTGCTGGAACAGGCGGAAAGTGAACTGACCGATATTGAGCAGATCACTGTGCCTGCGCGAATCGTTCATCTGCCGCTGTCTTGGGATGATGAAGCCACCCGTCTGGCGATCCGTAAATACGACGAACTGGTGCGGAAAGATGCGCCTTGGTGTCCATCGAACATTGAATTCATCCGTCGTATCAATGGCCTTGATTCGATTGAACAGGTCAAAGAAATTGTCTTTAACGCCAACTATCTGGTCATGGGCTTAGGCGATGTCTATCTCGGTGCGCCGGTGGCAACGCCGCTCGATCCGCGTCATCGCTTGGTTACCACCAAATACAACCCGGCGCGCACCTGGACGCCAGAAAATGCGGTCGGGATTGGGGGCGCCTATCTGTGTGTTTACGGCATGGAAGGTCCGGGCGGTTATCAGTTTGTGGGTCGAACCTTGCAGATGTGGAACCGCTATCGTCAGACAGCAGAATTCAGCCAACCATGGCTGCTGCGCTTCTTCGATCAGATCAAATTTTACGAAGTGGATGCAGATGAGCTACTGCGGATTCGTCGTGAATTCCCGCGGGGTCGTTACCCAATCCAAATCGAAGAGATCCAATTCTCACTGGCCGATTACAACAAGCTGGTGGATGAACACGCCGACAAAATTCTCGTAGCGAAAGAGCGTCAGCAAACGGCATTTGAGGCCGAGCGTCAACGCTGGATCGAAAGCGGACAAGCGAACTTCTCTGCCGATAGCGACATGATGATCGAAACCGGTGAGGAAGAAGCATTACCGGATCATCACAAAGCGGTGGAAAGTCTGGTCTCTGGCAACGTCTGGCAGGTTTTGGTCGAAGCAGGCCAAACCATCAAAGCCGGTCAGCCGTTGCTCATCATCGAATCGATGAAAATGGAAATTGAAGTGTTGGCCCCGCATGCCGGAGTGGTCATTAATGTATGTCGTGAAGCCGGCCAACAAGTGCGTGCAGGACAACGCTTACTGGTATTAGGGGAATAATTATGACGCAACCGATCACCATTAGCGCTATCCATGATGCCTATCGTAGTGGGGTTTTAACTCCGCATAAGTTATTACATCGTTGTCTGCAACATGCTCAAGCTGATGATCATCACGCGTGGATTAGTGTGTTATCGCCAGAACAATTAGATGATTATCTGCAAAAACTTGCTGGTCATTCGCCCGATGATTTGCCGTTGTTTGGTATTCCATTTGCCATCAAAGACAACATCGATCTGGTAGATCTACCCACTACGGCGGCTTGTCCAGATTACGCATATCAACCATTAGAATCGGCGTTTGTGGTTCAGCAGCTGATCGCGGCGGGGGCGATCCCATTGGGCAAAACTAACCTCGATCAGTTTGCGACCGGACTGGTAGGCGTGCGTAGCCCGTATGGTGCCTGTCAGAACAGTTTTGACCCAGATTATATTTCGGGTGGTTCCAGTGCAGGATCTGCCGTATCGGTTGCAACCGGGCAGGTCTGTTTTTCATTAGGTACCGACACTGCTGGTTCAGGTCGTGTACCAGCTTCCTTTAACAACATTATTGGTTTGAAGGGAACGAAAGGCCGCATTAGTTGCAGTGGCGTCGTGCCAGCTTGTCAGAGCCTCGATTGCGTGACGATCTTCACCTCCACCGCAGCCGATGCGAAAGCGGTGTGGCAGGTAGCGGGCGCGTTTGATCCGATTGATCCATTTGCACGCGCAGCGGTTCCGGCGAAAGCAATGCCAGCGGCATTCACCTTCGGGGTGCCAGCACCAGAACAGTTAGCGTTCTTTGGTGATGATGCGGCAGAAGTGTTGTTCTGGCAATCGGTCGAAACACTGAAAGAACTTGGCGGCGAAGCAGTCACGATCAACCTCGATCCGTTTGTGCAGGCAGCGAAGTTACTTTATGAAGGTCCGTATGTTGCTGAGCGTTTAGCGGCGATCAAAGAGTTTTTCCGTGACGATCCGACCCGCTGTTTACCGGTGATTCAGACGATTGTGGGTGGCGCAGAAAAGCGTGCGGCGGTCGAAGCGTATGAAGCACTATATGCTTTGCAGCGCTACAAACGAGTGACGGATGCGGAACTGGCGAAAGTCGATTTCATCGTGACACCAACGGCTGGCACGATTTATCCGATCGCCGATGTGGAAGCCGATCCAATTCAGCTCAACAGCAATCTTGGTTTTTACACCAACTTTATGAACTTGTTGGACTACTGCGCGATTGCGATCCCATCAGGTTTTCGCGTGACTGGTTCGAAACGGGGTTTACCGTTCGGTGTCACCTTGTTTGCAGCAGCTTTCCAAGATGATGCGTTACTGGCGATTGCCGATCAATGGCAGCGCAAACTGGCATTGCCACTCGGTGCAACGGGTCAGGAATTTCCCGCGAATACACCCGTCGTAGCGCAGCCAACCAACGGCATGATCGATGTGTTGGTGTGTGGCGCACATCTCTCTGGCTTGCCTTTGAACTGGCAGCTCAAAGATCGCCAAGCCTTCCTGAAGCAAGTGACGGCAACCGCGAAAGCCTATCGTATGTATGCGCTGGCAGGAGGGCTGCCATATCGTCCGGGGTTGATCCGCGATCCTGACAATGGTGCAGCGATTGCGGTGGAAGTTTGGTCGGTACCAACTGAGCATTTTGGCTCTTTTGTCGCAGGCATTCCCGCACCACTGGGGATCGGTAAAGTCGAACTGGCGGATGGATCGTGGGTCAGCGGCTTTATCTGTGAACCTTGTGGCATCGCTGGGGCGGAGGAGATCACCGCTCTGGGTGGTTGGCGAAATTATCTTGCAAGTAAATAACAGATAACAGATAACAAAAAGGCACCCGCAGGTGCCTTTGTTTTTCTAATCGATCATCAGTGAGCATATTCACTGTCAGGATAATTGGCCGCCAGCATTTGTCGGGCATGCAGGGCAAGATCTTTCAATTCCATCTTGTCATACGCTTGCACCATGATTTCCAGTGCCGGTTTGGTCATTTCAGTATCTGGATAATTTTCAATCAGGAGTTTGGCATGATTGGCTGCCGACAACCACGCCTCTCGGCGCATGTAAAAATCGGCAATCGCCAGATCAAATTTGGCTAAGCGATTTTTCAGATAAACAGCACGGGCGCGCGCATCACTGGCATACAAGCTATTCGGGTAGTTTTTCAGTACGATCTTGAAATCATCAAATGCCTGACGCGCATAACTCGGGTCACGATCAGAGCGATCAATACCAAATTTATCATGGAAGAAATTATAATCTTCCTGCATGTTGGCTAAACCACGCATGTAATAAACGTAATCCACATCTTTATGCGTCGGGTTCAGACGTAAAAAACGGTCGATATTGGCAATCGCCTGTGCGGTATCTTCTTTTTTGTAATAAGCATAAATCAGCTGTAACTGAACCTGGCTGGCATACGGACCAAACGGATAACGGGAATCCAGTGCTTCAAGAATATCCACTGCTTTATCATAATCGCCGTTGTGCAGCTTGGTTTGAGCCTGTTTATACAATACTTCCAGCGGTTCATCCGGCACTTTAGGTTTGTTGGATGAAGAGCAACCTGCCAGTAAAGACAGAGACAACAGCATTGCCGGGAACAAACGAACTACTTTTTGCATCGAAATTAGCTTCATATTGCCAAGGTATGTGAAGTATCCGTTATGCTCAGAGAAAAGAAAAGATAGAATGCAGCATTCTTGGCATCAGGCCACGTTTAAACTTACTGAGATCTGACATGAGTCAACCTATACACCTGACCGGCATCACCGAACCGCACCACGCAGGCAAGCGCCTCGACCAAGTGGTAGCGGAGCTGTTTGCTGATTATTCCCGTACCCGCCTGAAAGATTGGATACTGGCTGGCAAAGTGCTGCTGGATGGCAAGGTCATTTTATTGCCAAAAGAAAAGGTCATGGAAGGCCAGAGCATCGAAATTGACGCCGAGCTGGAAGATGATACTCGTTGGCAGCCACAAGACATTCAGCTGAACATCGTCTATGAAGATGAGCACCTGCTGGTGATCGATAAACCGGCGGGTTTAGTTGTGCATCCGGGGGCGGGCACCCCTGACGGTACTATCCTGAATGCGCTGTTACATCGTTACCCGGATATTGCCGAAGTGCCACGTGCCGGCATCGTACATCGTCTGGATAAAGAAACTACCGGTCTGATGGTGGTGGCGAAAACCGTTCCGGCGCAGATCCGCTTGGTTTATGCGTTGCAGAAACGTCGTATTACCCGTGAATACGAAGCTATTGTTGTCGGTCACATGACCGCGGGCGGTACGGTTGATGAGCCGATCAGTCGTCACTCAACACAGCGTACCATGATGGCGGTGAACCCGATGGGTAAACCGGCGGTGACGCATTATCGTGTCGCGGAACGTTTCCGTGCACATACCCGCTTGCGTTGCCGTTTGGAAACAGGTAGAACGCATCAGATCCGCGTGCATATGGCGCACATCAATCATGCTTTGATTGGCGACCCAGTCTATGGTGGTCGTTTGCGTCCGATTCGAAATGCCTCGGTCGAATTGAGTGACTACCTACGTACCTTCCGCCGTCAGGCGCTGCACGCCACCATGCTGCGTCTCATTCATCCAATTACTGGTGAAGAGATGGAATGGCATTCACCAATCCCCGCTGACATGGTTGAACTGATTGAGGTGCTGCGCCTTGACTCGGCTGAGCATCCGGATGACATCGTATGGATTTGATCCGACCAGAGTGGCCTGCGCCTGCCAATGTGCAGGCGGTTTTCACCACTCGGCAAGGCGGTGTCAGCCAAGGTGTTTACCAAGGGCTGAAT comes from the uncultured Tolumonas sp. genome and includes:
- the uca gene encoding urea carboxylase, which produces MFNKVLIANRGAIACRIIRTLKEMGVGSVAVYSEADADSRHVLDADEAWSLGEGAAAQTYLDQNKLITIAKQTGAQAIHPGYGFLSENPDFARRCVDEGLVFLGPTPEQMVAFGLKHEARALAEAAHVPLLPGTGLLTSLEEALEKAETIGYPVMLKSTAGGGGIGMQRCYSAEELTGAYASVKRLSENNFSNGGMFLEKFIERARHIEVQLFGDGQGKVIAIGERDCSAQRRNQKVIEECPAPNLLEEIRQALQQTAVKLGQQVKYRSAGTVEYVYDDASGAFYFLEVNTRLQVEHGVTEQVYGVDLVRWMIELGAGDLAPLDSLAKGLTSKGHAIQVRLYAEDPAKNFRPSAGLISAVQFPQQDRQSCRIDHWLDAGLEVPPFFDPMLAKLIAWSGSREQTISTLLTMLHDSTVYGIETNKEYLSALLNSDVVQQGKVLTRTLNEFSYEPSTIDVLSGGTQTTIQDFPGRVGYWDIGVPPSGPMDNWSFRLGNRLLNNDAETAGLEITLSGPTLKFNTVRQIVLTGATIDAKLDGEALPMWQVVTVPAGATLQLGKVATAGARSYLLLAGGIDCPHYLGSRSTFTLGQFGGHVGRSIQAGDVLHLPVAATPVAEQSLPAALQPAITNTWELRVIYGPHGAPDFFTDHDIDTFFATDYEVHYNSSRTGVRLIGPKPEWARADGGEAGLHPSNLHDNAYAIGTVDFTGDMPVILGPDGPSLGGFVCPATLVKADLWKMGQLKAGDKVRFIPISIADAEVLDRAQLAELESLTAQPVSVAVAPPTTPILKTLPAEKYGEKVVYRPSGDDYLLVEYGTQVLDIRLRFRAHALMLWLQEADIDGVLELTPGIRSLQIHYDNLQLPLTRLLELLEQAESELTDIEQITVPARIVHLPLSWDDEATRLAIRKYDELVRKDAPWCPSNIEFIRRINGLDSIEQVKEIVFNANYLVMGLGDVYLGAPVATPLDPRHRLVTTKYNPARTWTPENAVGIGGAYLCVYGMEGPGGYQFVGRTLQMWNRYRQTAEFSQPWLLRFFDQIKFYEVDADELLRIRREFPRGRYPIQIEEIQFSLADYNKLVDEHADKILVAKERQQTAFEAERQRWIESGQANFSADSDMMIETGEEEALPDHHKAVESLVSGNVWQVLVEAGQTIKAGQPLLIIESMKMEIEVLAPHAGVVINVCREAGQQVRAGQRLLVLGE
- the atzF gene encoding allophanate hydrolase — its product is MTQPITISAIHDAYRSGVLTPHKLLHRCLQHAQADDHHAWISVLSPEQLDDYLQKLAGHSPDDLPLFGIPFAIKDNIDLVDLPTTAACPDYAYQPLESAFVVQQLIAAGAIPLGKTNLDQFATGLVGVRSPYGACQNSFDPDYISGGSSAGSAVSVATGQVCFSLGTDTAGSGRVPASFNNIIGLKGTKGRISCSGVVPACQSLDCVTIFTSTAADAKAVWQVAGAFDPIDPFARAAVPAKAMPAAFTFGVPAPEQLAFFGDDAAEVLFWQSVETLKELGGEAVTINLDPFVQAAKLLYEGPYVAERLAAIKEFFRDDPTRCLPVIQTIVGGAEKRAAVEAYEALYALQRYKRVTDAELAKVDFIVTPTAGTIYPIADVEADPIQLNSNLGFYTNFMNLLDYCAIAIPSGFRVTGSKRGLPFGVTLFAAAFQDDALLAIADQWQRKLALPLGATGQEFPANTPVVAQPTNGMIDVLVCGAHLSGLPLNWQLKDRQAFLKQVTATAKAYRMYALAGGLPYRPGLIRDPDNGAAIAVEVWSVPTEHFGSFVAGIPAPLGIGKVELADGSWVSGFICEPCGIAGAEEITALGGWRNYLASK
- a CDS encoding outer membrane protein assembly factor BamD, whose amino-acid sequence is MQKVVRLFPAMLLSLSLLAGCSSSNKPKVPDEPLEVLYKQAQTKLHNGDYDKAVDILEALDSRYPFGPYASQVQLQLIYAYYKKEDTAQAIANIDRFLRLNPTHKDVDYVYYMRGLANMQEDYNFFHDKFGIDRSDRDPSYARQAFDDFKIVLKNYPNSLYASDARARAVYLKNRLAKFDLAIADFYMRREAWLSAANHAKLLIENYPDTEMTKPALEIMVQAYDKMELKDLALHARQMLAANYPDSEYAH